A portion of the Halobacillus ihumii genome contains these proteins:
- a CDS encoding Na/Pi cotransporter family protein, whose product MDINVQQMIFQFIGGLGIFLFGIKYMGDGLQKVAGDRLRDLLDRFTRNPFLGVLSGALVTALVQSSSTTTVLTVGLVNAGFMSLRQAIGVIMGANIGTTMTAFIIGVDIKAYGLPILAVGAFLIFFFKNKRVTYLGQTIFGLGSLFFGLELMSGGMKPLRSLDAFQELTVSMSNNPILGVVIGTLFTVIVQSSSATIGILQGLFGEGLISLQAALPVLFGDNIGTTITAVLAAIGASVAARRAAFVHVIFNVVGTTVALILLVPYTAYVDWLREALNLEPEMTIAFAHGSFNILNTIVQFPFIAVLAWIVTRLIPGDDSVIEFKPQHLDPIFIEQSPSLALDQAKEEVIRMGEYAYKGLEETSLYLNNKQKKHSEMAMQIEEALNNLDRKITDYLVSLSQASLTDEDSHKHSALMDSVRDIERIGDHFENIIELIDYKNSNKIDLTEQALKDLNDMLDLTLMTVKQATKALESMDREEALAVVQKENELDRMERSFRKKHIIRMNEGVCSGQAGIVFVDMLSNLERIGDHAVNIAEEVLGEKESL is encoded by the coding sequence GTGGATATCAATGTTCAACAAATGATATTTCAATTCATTGGTGGTCTAGGTATATTCCTTTTTGGTATTAAATATATGGGAGATGGTCTGCAAAAGGTGGCAGGAGACCGATTGCGCGACCTGCTTGACCGCTTCACTAGGAACCCTTTTTTAGGAGTTCTTTCAGGTGCTTTAGTAACAGCATTAGTCCAGAGTAGTTCCACGACAACAGTATTGACTGTTGGGCTTGTTAACGCAGGATTTATGTCGTTACGACAAGCTATTGGTGTTATCATGGGGGCTAACATCGGAACTACGATGACAGCATTTATTATCGGTGTCGATATTAAAGCATATGGTCTGCCCATTCTAGCTGTTGGTGCATTTTTAATATTCTTCTTTAAAAATAAGCGAGTTACTTATCTTGGACAAACTATATTTGGACTAGGTTCACTTTTCTTCGGTCTTGAACTAATGAGTGGGGGAATGAAACCACTTCGTTCACTTGACGCCTTCCAGGAGCTTACAGTCAGTATGAGTAACAATCCGATCCTCGGGGTAGTTATTGGAACACTATTCACAGTTATTGTACAAAGCTCCAGTGCAACTATCGGTATCTTGCAGGGGCTGTTTGGGGAAGGTTTGATCAGCTTGCAAGCTGCTTTGCCTGTACTGTTCGGAGACAACATAGGAACCACCATAACAGCAGTTCTTGCCGCCATCGGTGCCAGTGTAGCAGCTAGGAGAGCAGCATTCGTCCATGTTATATTTAACGTTGTTGGGACCACGGTAGCCCTGATTCTCTTAGTACCTTATACAGCCTACGTTGACTGGCTGAGAGAGGCGCTGAATTTAGAACCTGAAATGACCATTGCCTTTGCCCACGGGTCATTTAATATTCTAAATACTATTGTACAATTTCCGTTTATAGCTGTATTGGCTTGGATAGTCACCCGTCTCATCCCAGGTGATGATTCTGTCATTGAATTTAAACCACAGCATCTAGACCCAATCTTTATTGAACAATCTCCATCTCTGGCTTTAGATCAAGCCAAGGAAGAAGTCATCCGCATGGGTGAATATGCTTATAAAGGTTTAGAAGAAACCAGTTTGTATTTAAATAATAAACAGAAAAAGCATTCTGAAATGGCTATGCAAATTGAGGAAGCACTCAATAATTTAGACAGGAAAATAACCGATTACCTGGTTTCTCTTTCGCAAGCTTCTTTAACAGATGAGGATAGTCATAAGCATTCGGCTTTGATGGACTCCGTAAGAGATATAGAACGGATAGGGGACCATTTTGAGAACATTATCGAATTGATCGATTACAAGAATTCAAATAAAATTGATTTAACTGAACAGGCACTAAAAGATTTGAATGATATGCTTGATTTAACATTAATGACGGTGAAACAAGCGACCAAGGCACTTGAAAGTATGGACAGGGAAGAAGCTTTGGCCGTCGTACAGAAAGAAAATGAGTTGGATCGTATGGAACGCAGTTTCCGTAAAAAACACATTATTCGTATGAATGAAGGGGTATGTTCTGGACAAGCCGGAATAGTTTTCGTGGATATGCTGAGCAACCTTGAACGTATTGGGGACCATGCGGTAAATATTGCAGAAGAAGTTCTAGGAGAGAAAGAAAGCTTATAA
- a CDS encoding DUF1189 family protein yields the protein MSKTQQLIKSFYHFKMLAAFRIQPVGKAISYLFYLSLVVLIPVLTSSVYTYLSGQDTLNGTISRGISSGIFVVIFLPFIFFLIALSLFVLVSIIAALAIPYIQIKGLRADYKQLWNISAFAITAPTLVLVTVESFIWSGSMLIYLYLLFSLSYVLYTLRFLPKRPK from the coding sequence ATGAGTAAAACGCAACAGCTAATCAAAAGTTTCTACCATTTCAAAATGCTCGCAGCTTTCCGCATTCAGCCAGTAGGTAAAGCCATCAGCTACCTCTTTTATTTAAGTTTGGTTGTCCTTATTCCTGTACTAACCAGTTCAGTCTATACATATTTAAGTGGTCAAGATACATTAAACGGTACCATAAGCCGAGGAATTTCAAGCGGTATATTTGTGGTCATCTTCCTGCCGTTTATTTTTTTCTTAATTGCTCTCAGTCTATTTGTACTCGTATCGATTATCGCAGCGTTAGCCATTCCTTACATACAAATTAAAGGCTTACGAGCTGATTACAAACAGTTATGGAACATTTCAGCATTTGCCATTACCGCCCCCACTTTGGTTCTTGTTACTGTGGAATCTTTCATATGGTCTGGTTCCATGCTGATTTATTTATATTTACTTTTTTCACTGTCTTATGTTCTATACACACTTAGGTTTCTCCCTAAACGCCCTAAATAA
- a CDS encoding NfeD family protein, whose amino-acid sequence MDLLSYNWVVLLITLFGTMFLIGELLVNMRGLLGLLGLGFITIYFSSYLTFDMFVMMMVVYLFGLILIIIDGKVVNDGTLATIGVAVMIIAVSLTAPNWIAGMYSVIGVLIGGAASLLFLKVFKRRDMWTKITLVDQLSAEMGYNSMKESYAGLVGLTGKALTDMRPSGTIKIGEEEYSALSNGKWIYKNEQVKVMAVDGTKILVKKHN is encoded by the coding sequence ATGGACTTACTTTCCTATAATTGGGTTGTGTTACTGATCACGTTATTTGGGACGATGTTTCTAATCGGTGAATTGTTAGTAAATATGCGAGGGTTATTAGGTTTGCTTGGATTAGGCTTTATAACCATATACTTTTCTTCTTATTTAACATTTGACATGTTTGTAATGATGATGGTTGTTTATTTGTTTGGGTTAATTTTAATTATAATAGATGGAAAAGTCGTGAATGACGGCACGCTCGCTACAATAGGCGTAGCAGTTATGATTATTGCTGTGAGTTTGACGGCCCCTAACTGGATAGCCGGGATGTATAGTGTGATTGGAGTACTGATTGGAGGAGCAGCTTCGCTGTTATTTCTTAAAGTTTTTAAAAGGCGTGACATGTGGACGAAAATTACGCTCGTTGATCAGTTATCTGCAGAGATGGGATATAATTCAATGAAAGAATCGTATGCGGGCTTAGTCGGTCTTACTGGTAAAGCATTAACTGATATGAGACCATCAGGTACGATAAAAATTGGTGAAGAAGAATATAGTGCATTATCAAATGGAAAATGGATTTATAAAAATGAACAAGTCAAGGTAATGGCTGTCGATGGTACGAAGATTCTCGTAAAAAAACACAATTGA
- the ispG gene encoding flavodoxin-dependent (E)-4-hydroxy-3-methylbut-2-enyl-diphosphate synthase, translating to MTHRKDTRPVKVGDLTIGGADQVVIQSMTTTKTHDVEATVAEIKRLEEAGCQVVRVACPDDRAADAIPEIKKRINIPLVVDIHFDYKKALKAIEGGADKIRINPGNIGKREKVEAVVEAAKAKGIPIRIGVNAGSLERHILEKYGYPTAEGMVESALHHIKILEDLDFHDIIVSLKASDVKLATEAYEKAAEAISYPLHLGITESGTLFAGTVKSAAGLGAILSKGIGSTLRISLSADPVEEVKVARELLKSFGLASNAATLISCPTCGRIEIDLIAIANEVEEYIQTIKAPIKVAVLGCAVNGPGEAREADIGIAGARGEGLLFRHGEIIRKVPEEIMVDELKKEVDKLAEEHYEKERLEKEKQNA from the coding sequence ATAACTCACAGAAAAGATACCCGCCCTGTAAAAGTGGGAGATCTTACAATTGGTGGAGCAGATCAAGTTGTGATTCAATCCATGACGACAACTAAAACACATGATGTGGAAGCTACTGTGGCAGAAATTAAACGTCTCGAAGAAGCAGGCTGTCAAGTTGTCCGGGTAGCTTGTCCTGATGATCGTGCAGCAGATGCCATTCCTGAAATAAAAAAACGTATTAACATTCCACTTGTTGTAGATATTCATTTCGATTATAAAAAAGCGTTAAAGGCTATCGAAGGTGGAGCTGACAAGATCCGAATAAATCCTGGTAATATCGGTAAACGAGAAAAGGTTGAAGCAGTCGTGGAAGCTGCCAAAGCTAAAGGAATTCCAATTCGTATTGGAGTGAACGCTGGGTCATTAGAACGCCATATCTTAGAAAAATATGGTTATCCAACAGCTGAAGGTATGGTGGAAAGTGCGCTTCATCATATTAAAATTCTTGAGGACCTTGATTTCCATGATATTATCGTTTCACTTAAAGCTTCTGATGTTAAATTAGCGACTGAAGCATATGAAAAAGCAGCTGAAGCCATTTCCTACCCTCTTCATTTGGGGATTACTGAATCTGGTACGCTGTTTGCCGGAACGGTTAAAAGTGCAGCAGGGCTTGGAGCTATCCTAAGCAAAGGGATCGGAAGCACGCTAAGAATCAGCTTGAGCGCTGACCCAGTCGAGGAAGTTAAAGTAGCCCGTGAACTTCTTAAATCCTTTGGGCTGGCATCAAATGCGGCAACATTAATTTCTTGTCCTACTTGCGGACGGATTGAGATCGACTTAATTGCGATTGCTAATGAAGTCGAAGAATATATTCAAACGATCAAAGCACCGATTAAAGTAGCTGTTCTCGGTTGTGCTGTGAATGGGCCCGGCGAAGCTCGTGAAGCCGATATAGGTATAGCAGGTGCAAGAGGAGAAGGACTACTGTTCCGACACGGGGAAATCATTCGTAAAGTTCCAGAGGAAATCATGGTAGATGAACTGAAAAAAGAAGTGGATAAACTTGCTGAAGAACATTATGAAAAAGAACGTCTAGAAAAAGAAAAACAAAACGCATAA
- a CDS encoding DUF4190 domain-containing protein, whose amino-acid sequence MNEPKERVGNHSTEETPETEDQLDQVSDAEERSNDPVYGDSYEEEFAEEAMPMNQAMNSDERETTMQDEVNTGMAWIGLSAAILSFFFAPLLLGIVGIVFGIIGKRQGADTLGNMALIISAVSILFSLFFASAANIF is encoded by the coding sequence ATGAATGAACCCAAAGAAAGGGTAGGGAATCATAGTACGGAGGAAACTCCGGAAACTGAAGATCAATTAGATCAAGTAAGCGATGCTGAAGAAAGATCTAATGATCCAGTATACGGAGACAGCTATGAGGAAGAGTTTGCTGAAGAAGCAATGCCGATGAATCAGGCAATGAACTCTGATGAGCGTGAGACTACAATGCAGGATGAAGTGAATACAGGTATGGCATGGATAGGGTTATCCGCAGCTATCCTTTCCTTTTTCTTTGCTCCCCTTTTATTAGGGATTGTGGGGATCGTCTTCGGTATTATTGGAAAACGTCAAGGTGCAGATACACTTGGAAATATGGCACTTATTATTAGTGCTGTATCAATATTGTTCTCCTTATTCTTTGCCTCGGCAGCCAATATATTTTAG